One window of Cygnus olor isolate bCygOlo1 chromosome 28, bCygOlo1.pri.v2, whole genome shotgun sequence genomic DNA carries:
- the LOC121060874 gene encoding keratin-associated protein 10-4-like isoform X4, protein MLVPGGELDILPPSKMLCQNDCQRRQPCLPPHIVFLRNLPMNRSVGPSSAVCNIERLPPCVDPCYYARVPRGTTTYINLSNLGRRQIALDPCWFGIPTCVDPCCQDQNRCTTRCVDPCCQDQNRCTTRCVDPCCQDVTKCTTTCVDPCCQDVTKCTTTCVDPCCQDVTKCTTRCVDPCCEEVTKCTTTCVDPCCKEVTKCTTTCVDPCCKEVTKCTTTCVDPCCEEVTKCTTRCVDPCCEEVTKCTSRCVDPCCKEVTKCSTRCVDPCCEEVTKCTTRCVDPCCKEVTKCTTRCVDPCCRPVTKCATTCVDPCCGRFTRCTTRCVDPCCGGVTKCSTRCVDPCCKEVTKCTTRCVDPCCEEVTKCTTRCVDPCCKEVTKCTTRCVDPCCEEVTKCTTRCVDPCCKEVTKCTTRCVDPCCEEVTKCTTRCVDPCCEEVTKCTTRCVDPCCKEVTKCTTTCVDPCCGRFTKCTTRCVDPCCGGVTRCTTRCVDPCCEEVTKCTTTCVDPCCQDVTKCTTTCGDPCCQDVTKCTTTCGDPCCGEVTRCTTTCVDPCCAPCFMQPTPLCASVCGQQYSISCADICLRK, encoded by the exons ATGCTAGTTCCCGGTGGTGAATTGG ACATTCTCCCTCCCTCAAAGATGCTTTGCCAAAATGACTGCCAGCGCAGAcagccctgcctccctcctcacATCGTCTTCTTGAGGAACTTGCCCATGAATAGAAGCGTTGGTCCCTCCAGCGCCGTCTGTAACATCGAGCGCTTGCCGCCCTGCGTGGATCCCTGCTACTATGCCAGGGTTCCTCGGGGCACCACCACGTACATAAACCTGTCTAATCTTGGCAGGAGACAGATTGCCCTGGATCCGTGCTGGTTCGGGATTCCCACGTGTGTGGATCCCTGCTGCCAGGACCAGAACAGGTGCACTACCAGGTGTGTGGATCCCTGCTGCCAGGACCAGAACAGGTGCACTACCAGGTGTGTGGATCCCTGCTGTCAGGACGTGACCAAGTGCACCACCACGTGTGTGGATCCCTGCTGTCAGGATGTGACCAAGTGCACCACCACGTGTGTAGATCCATGCTGTCAGGATGTGACCAAGTGCACCACCAGATGTGTAGATCCCTGCTGTGAGGAGGTGACCAAGTGCACCACCACATGTGTGGATCCGTGCTGCAAGGAAGTGACCAAGTGCACCACCACGTGTGTGGATCCCTGCTGCAAGGAAGTGACCAAGTGCACCACCACGTGTGTGGATCCATGCTGCGAGGAAGTGACCAAGTGCACCACTAGATGTGTAGATCCCTGCTGTGAGGAGGTGACCAAGTGCACCTCCAGATGTGTGGATCCCTGCTGCAAGGAAGTGACCAAGTGCAGCACCAGATGTGTGGATCCCTGCTGTGAGGAAGTGACCAAGTGCACCACCAGATGTGTGGATCCATGCTGCAAGGAAGTGACCAAGTGTACCACCAGGTGTGTGGATCCCTGCTGTAGACCCGTGACCAAATGTGCCACCACATGCGTGGACCCATGCTGTGGCAGGTTTACCAGGTGTACCACCAGGTGTGTGGATCCCTGCTGTGGGGGTGTGACCAAGTGCAGCACCAGATGTGTGGATCCCTGCTGCAAGGAAGTGACCAAGTGTACCACTAGATGTGTGGATCCGTGCTGTGAGGAAGTGACCAAGTGCACCACCAGATGTGTGGATCCATGCTGCAAGGAAGTGACCAAGTGCACCACCAGATGTGTGGATCCCTGCTGTGAGGAAGTGACCAAGTGCACCACCAGGTGTGTGGATCCGTGCTGCAAGGAAGTGACCAA ATGCACCACCAGATGTGTAGATCCCTGCTGTGAGGAAGTGACCAAGTGTACCACTAGATGTGTGGATCCGTGCTGTGAGGAAGTGACCAAGTGCACCACCAGATGTGTGGATCCCTGCTGCAAGGAAGTGACCAAGTGTACCACCACGTGTGTGGATCCATGCTGCGGCAGGTTTACCAAGTGCACCACCAGGTGTGTGGATCCCTGCTGTGGAG GTGTGACCAGATGCACCACCAGATGTGTAGATCCCTGCTGTGAGGAAGTGACCAAGTGCACCACCACGTGTGTGGATCCCTGCTGTCAGGATGTGACCAAGTGCACCACCACGTGTGGGGATCCCTGCTGTCAGGATGTGACCAAGTGCACCACCACGTGTGGGGATCCCTGCTGTGGGGAGGTGACCAGATGCACCACCACGTGTGTGGACCCCTGCTGCGCGCCCTGCTTTATGCAGCCCACCCCCCTGTGCGCCAGCGTCTGCGGCCAGCAGTACTCCATCAGCTGTGCCGATATCTGTTTGCGTAAGTGA
- the LOC121060874 gene encoding keratin-associated protein 10-4-like isoform X2, with amino-acid sequence MLVPGGELDILPPSKMLCQNDCQRRQPCLPPHIVFLRNLPMNRSVGPSSAVCNIERLPPCVDPCYYARVPRGTTTYINLSNLGRRQIALDPCWFGIPTCVDPCCQDQNRCTTRCVDPCCQDQNRCTTRCVDPCCQDVTKCTTTCVDPCCQDVTKCTTTCVDPCCQDVTKCTTRCVDPCCEEVTKCTTTCVDPCCKEVTKCTTTCVDPCCKEVTKCTTTCVDPCCEEVTKCTTRCVDPCCEEVTKCTSRCVDPCCKEVTKCSTRCVDPCCEEVTKCTTRCVDPCCKEVTKCTTRCVDPCCRPVTKCATTCVDPCCGRFTRCTTRCVDPCCGGVTKCSTRCVDPCCKEVTKCTTRCVDPCCEEVTKCTTRCVDPCCKEVTKCTTRCVDPCCEEVTKCTTRCVDPCCKEVTKCTTRCVDPCCEEVTKCTTRCVDPCCEEVTKCTTRCVDPCCKEVTKCTTTCVDPCCGRFTKCTTRCVDPCCGGVTRCTTRYVDPCCKEVTKCTTRCVDPCCKEVTKCTTTCGDPCCQDVTKCTTRCADPCCGGVTRCTTRCVDPCCEEVTKCTTTCVDPCCQDVTKCTTTCGDPCCQDVTRCTTTCVDPCCAPCFMQPTPLCASVCGQQYSISCADICLRK; translated from the exons ATGCTAGTTCCCGGTGGTGAATTGG ACATTCTCCCTCCCTCAAAGATGCTTTGCCAAAATGACTGCCAGCGCAGAcagccctgcctccctcctcacATCGTCTTCTTGAGGAACTTGCCCATGAATAGAAGCGTTGGTCCCTCCAGCGCCGTCTGTAACATCGAGCGCTTGCCGCCCTGCGTGGATCCCTGCTACTATGCCAGGGTTCCTCGGGGCACCACCACGTACATAAACCTGTCTAATCTTGGCAGGAGACAGATTGCCCTGGATCCGTGCTGGTTCGGGATTCCCACGTGTGTGGATCCCTGCTGCCAGGACCAGAACAGGTGCACTACCAGGTGTGTGGATCCCTGCTGCCAGGACCAGAACAGGTGCACTACCAGGTGTGTGGATCCCTGCTGTCAGGACGTGACCAAGTGCACCACCACGTGTGTGGATCCCTGCTGTCAGGATGTGACCAAGTGCACCACCACGTGTGTAGATCCATGCTGTCAGGATGTGACCAAGTGCACCACCAGATGTGTAGATCCCTGCTGTGAGGAGGTGACCAAGTGCACCACCACATGTGTGGATCCGTGCTGCAAGGAAGTGACCAAGTGCACCACCACGTGTGTGGATCCCTGCTGCAAGGAAGTGACCAAGTGCACCACCACGTGTGTGGATCCATGCTGCGAGGAAGTGACCAAGTGCACCACTAGATGTGTAGATCCCTGCTGTGAGGAGGTGACCAAGTGCACCTCCAGATGTGTGGATCCCTGCTGCAAGGAAGTGACCAAGTGCAGCACCAGATGTGTGGATCCCTGCTGTGAGGAAGTGACCAAGTGCACCACCAGATGTGTGGATCCATGCTGCAAGGAAGTGACCAAGTGTACCACCAGGTGTGTGGATCCCTGCTGTAGACCCGTGACCAAATGTGCCACCACATGCGTGGACCCATGCTGTGGCAGGTTTACCAGGTGTACCACCAGGTGTGTGGATCCCTGCTGTGGGGGTGTGACCAAGTGCAGCACCAGATGTGTGGATCCCTGCTGCAAGGAAGTGACCAAGTGTACCACTAGATGTGTGGATCCGTGCTGTGAGGAAGTGACCAAGTGCACCACCAGATGTGTGGATCCATGCTGCAAGGAAGTGACCAAGTGCACCACCAGATGTGTGGATCCCTGCTGTGAGGAAGTGACCAAGTGCACCACCAGGTGTGTGGATCCGTGCTGCAAGGAAGTGACCAA ATGCACCACCAGATGTGTAGATCCCTGCTGTGAGGAAGTGACCAAGTGTACCACTAGATGTGTGGATCCGTGCTGTGAGGAAGTGACCAAGTGCACCACCAGATGTGTGGATCCCTGCTGCAAGGAAGTGACCAAGTGTACCACCACGTGTGTGGATCCATGCTGCGGCAGGTTTACCAAGTGCACCACCAGGTGTGTGGATCCCTGCTGTGGAGGTGTGACCAGATGCACCACAAGATATGTAGATCCCTGTTGCAAGGAAGTGACCAAGTGTACCACTAGATGTGTGGATCCGTGCTGCAAGGAAGTGACCAAGTGCACCACCACGTGTGGGGATCCCTGCTGTCAGGACGTGACCAAGTGCACCACCAGGTGTGCAGATCCCTGCTGTGGAGGTGTGACCAGATGCACCACCAGATGTGTAGATCCCTGCTGTGAGGAAGTGACCAAGTGCACCACCACGTGTGTGGATCCCTGCTGTCAGGATGTGACCAAGTGCACCACCACGTGTGGGGATCCCTGCTGTCAGGAT GTGACCAGATGCACCACCACGTGTGTGGACCCCTGCTGCGCGCCCTGCTTTATGCAGCCCACCCCCCTGTGCGCCAGCGTCTGCGGCCAGCAGTACTCCATCAGCTGTGCCGATATCTGTTTGCGTAAGTGA
- the LOC121060874 gene encoding keratin-associated protein 10-4-like isoform X3 — protein MLVPGGELDILPPSKMLCQNDCQRRQPCLPPHIVFLRNLPMNRSVGPSSAVCNIERLPPCVDPCYYARVPRGTTTYINLSNLGRRQIALDPCWFGIPTCVDPCCQDQNRCTTRCVDPCCQDQNRCTTRCVDPCCQDVTKCTTTCVDPCCQDVTKCTTTCVDPCCQDVTKCTTRCVDPCCEEVTKCTTTCVDPCCKEVTKCTTTCVDPCCKEVTKCTTTCVDPCCEEVTKCTTRCVDPCCEEVTKCTSRCVDPCCKEVTKCSTRCVDPCCEEVTKCTTRCVDPCCKEVTKCTTRCVDPCCRPVTKCATTCVDPCCGRFTRCTTRCVDPCCGGVTKCSTRCVDPCCKEVTKCTTRCVDPCCEEVTKCTTRCVDPCCKEVTKCTTRCVDPCCEEVTKCTTRCVDPCCKEVTKCTTRCVDPCCEEVTKCTTRCVDPCCEEVTKCTTRCVDPCCKEVTKCTTTCVDPCCGRFTKCTTRCVDPCCGGVTRCTTRYVDPCCKEVTKCTTRCVDPCCKEVTKCTTTCGDPCCQDVTKCTTRCVDPCCEEVTKCTTTCVDPCCQDVTKCTTTCGDPCCQDVTKCTTTCGDPCCGEVTRCTTTCVDPCCAPCFMQPTPLCASVCGQQYSISCADICLRK, from the exons ATGCTAGTTCCCGGTGGTGAATTGG ACATTCTCCCTCCCTCAAAGATGCTTTGCCAAAATGACTGCCAGCGCAGAcagccctgcctccctcctcacATCGTCTTCTTGAGGAACTTGCCCATGAATAGAAGCGTTGGTCCCTCCAGCGCCGTCTGTAACATCGAGCGCTTGCCGCCCTGCGTGGATCCCTGCTACTATGCCAGGGTTCCTCGGGGCACCACCACGTACATAAACCTGTCTAATCTTGGCAGGAGACAGATTGCCCTGGATCCGTGCTGGTTCGGGATTCCCACGTGTGTGGATCCCTGCTGCCAGGACCAGAACAGGTGCACTACCAGGTGTGTGGATCCCTGCTGCCAGGACCAGAACAGGTGCACTACCAGGTGTGTGGATCCCTGCTGTCAGGACGTGACCAAGTGCACCACCACGTGTGTGGATCCCTGCTGTCAGGATGTGACCAAGTGCACCACCACGTGTGTAGATCCATGCTGTCAGGATGTGACCAAGTGCACCACCAGATGTGTAGATCCCTGCTGTGAGGAGGTGACCAAGTGCACCACCACATGTGTGGATCCGTGCTGCAAGGAAGTGACCAAGTGCACCACCACGTGTGTGGATCCCTGCTGCAAGGAAGTGACCAAGTGCACCACCACGTGTGTGGATCCATGCTGCGAGGAAGTGACCAAGTGCACCACTAGATGTGTAGATCCCTGCTGTGAGGAGGTGACCAAGTGCACCTCCAGATGTGTGGATCCCTGCTGCAAGGAAGTGACCAAGTGCAGCACCAGATGTGTGGATCCCTGCTGTGAGGAAGTGACCAAGTGCACCACCAGATGTGTGGATCCATGCTGCAAGGAAGTGACCAAGTGTACCACCAGGTGTGTGGATCCCTGCTGTAGACCCGTGACCAAATGTGCCACCACATGCGTGGACCCATGCTGTGGCAGGTTTACCAGGTGTACCACCAGGTGTGTGGATCCCTGCTGTGGGGGTGTGACCAAGTGCAGCACCAGATGTGTGGATCCCTGCTGCAAGGAAGTGACCAAGTGTACCACTAGATGTGTGGATCCGTGCTGTGAGGAAGTGACCAAGTGCACCACCAGATGTGTGGATCCATGCTGCAAGGAAGTGACCAAGTGCACCACCAGATGTGTGGATCCCTGCTGTGAGGAAGTGACCAAGTGCACCACCAGGTGTGTGGATCCGTGCTGCAAGGAAGTGACCAA ATGCACCACCAGATGTGTAGATCCCTGCTGTGAGGAAGTGACCAAGTGTACCACTAGATGTGTGGATCCGTGCTGTGAGGAAGTGACCAAGTGCACCACCAGATGTGTGGATCCCTGCTGCAAGGAAGTGACCAAGTGTACCACCACGTGTGTGGATCCATGCTGCGGCAGGTTTACCAAGTGCACCACCAGGTGTGTGGATCCCTGCTGTGGAGGTGTGACCAGATGCACCACAAGATATGTAGATCCCTGTTGCAAGGAAGTGACCAAGTGTACCACTAGATGTGTGGATCCGTGCTGCAAGGAAGTGACCAAGTGCACCACCACGTGTGGGGATCCCTGCTGTCAGGACGTGACCAAGTGCACCACCAG ATGTGTAGATCCCTGCTGTGAGGAAGTGACCAAGTGCACCACCACGTGTGTGGATCCCTGCTGTCAGGATGTGACCAAGTGCACCACCACGTGTGGGGATCCCTGCTGTCAGGATGTGACCAAGTGCACCACCACGTGTGGGGATCCCTGCTGTGGGGAGGTGACCAGATGCACCACCACGTGTGTGGACCCCTGCTGCGCGCCCTGCTTTATGCAGCCCACCCCCCTGTGCGCCAGCGTCTGCGGCCAGCAGTACTCCATCAGCTGTGCCGATATCTGTTTGCGTAAGTGA
- the LOC121060875 gene encoding keratin-associated protein 9-3-like has translation MTPRKPYKKVCILMPTSVHLTSPSLTCVGELLCQHPRRMSYYEQCKQPCLPPPICVQKCNQCVEPCKTVCVEPCSNICVKPCSTQCVEVCAPKCVDVCQAPCASECTTCCTTQCVEPCSTQCTTQCTTQCVEPCSTQCVEVCPPTCIDACIKPCATQCPTHCTTQCVEPCISQCSTKCVEPCPPACVEVCAKKCDTCETVCLEPCGTVCSHPC, from the exons ATGACGCCACGCAAGCCATATAAAAAGGTTTGCATTTTGATGCCCACATCAGTTCATTTGACTTCTCCCTCACTCACTTGTGTTGGTGAACTG CTTTGCCAGCACCCCAGAAGGATGTCTTACTACGAGCAGTGcaagcagccctgcctgccccctccCATCTGCGTGCAGAAATGCAACCAGTGTGTGGAGCCCTGCAAGACAGTGTGCGTGGAGCCCTGCAGCAACATCTGCGTGAAGCCATGCTCCACGCAGTGCGTGGAGGTCTGTGCCCCTAAGTGTGTGGATGTCTGCCAGGCTCCCTGTGCCTCCGAGTGCACCACGTGCTGCACCACCCAGTGCGtggagccctgcagcacccagtgCACCACCCAGTGCACCACTCAGTGCGTGGAGCCCTGCAGCACGCAGTGCGTCGAGGTCTGTCCCCCCACATGCATCGATGCCTGCATAAAGCCCTGTGCCACCCAGTGCCCGACCCACTGCACCACCCAGTGCGTGGAGCCCTGCATCAGCCAGTGCAGCACCAAGTGTGTGGAGCCCTGCCCGCCAGCGTGTGTGGAGGTGTGCGCTAAGAAGTGTGATACGTGCGAGACCGTGTGCCTGGAGCCGTGCGGCACCGTCTGCTCTCACCCATGCTAA
- the LOC121060876 gene encoding keratinocyte proline-rich protein-like yields MSLNQTQCKQEITLPPGLSKTIPKQSQEPVPCPEQVPCPQQQPEVQVPDPTPVVVVQCPEKTEPLQAPVVEPGKGEAPVVVIPECPPQEQQQQQQTKLPPTFPPVSHPEPISCSQEKSECKEMPEPTLVICPEPAPCPQEKQECKEIPVPIPVQCPEPAPCPQEKQECKEIPVPIPVQCPEPAPCPQEKQECKEVPVPVPDPAPCPQEKQECKEIPKPVPVQCSDPEPCPQVKQECKEIPVPTPCPQEEQECKDIPVPVPVQCSDPEPCAQKQECKEIPVLTPEPEQCSLPEKHPPIEQQQVKQPNQWPLMQK; encoded by the coding sequence ATGTCTTTGAATCAGACGCAGTGCAAGCAGGAAATCACCCTCCCACCTGGCCTGAGCAAAACAATTCCAAAGCAAAGCCAAGAGCCGGTTCCATGCCCTGAGCAGGTCCCATGTCCACAGCAGCAACCTGAAGTCCAAGTCCCAGACCCAACCCCAGTAGTTGTGGTACAGTGCccagagaaaacagagccaTTGCAAGCACCCGTGGTGGAACCAGGCAAGGGAGAAGCACCAGTGGTCGTAATACCTGAGTGTCCAccccaggaacagcagcagcagcagcaaaccaaGCTACCACCAACTTTCCCTCCTGTATCACACCCTGAGCCTATTTCATGCTCCCAGGAGAAATCAGAATGCAAAGAGATGCCAGAGCCCACCCTTGTTATCTGCCCTGAACCTGCACCATGTCCCCAGGAGAAGCAAGAATGCAAAGAGATCCCCGTGCCAATCCCCGTTCAATGCCCTGAACCTGCACCATGTCCCCAGGAGAAGCAGGAGTGCAAGGAGATCCCTGTGCCAATCCCCGTTCAATGCCCTGAACCTGCACCATGTCCCCAGGAGAAGCAGGAATGCAAGGAGGTCCCTGTGCCTGTCCCTGACCCTGCACCATGTCCCCAGGAGAAGCAGGAGTGCAAGGAGATCccaaagcctgtccctgttcaATGCTCTGACCCTGAACCATGTCCTCAGGTGAAGCAGGAGTGCAAAGAGATCCCAGTGCccaccccatgtccccaggaggagcaggagtgCAAGGATATCCCGGTGCCTGTCCCTGTTCAATGCTCTGACCCTGAACCATGTGCCCAGAAGCAGGAGTGCAAGGAGATCCCGGTGCTGACCCCTGAGCCGGAGCAGTGCTCCCTTCCCGAGAAGCATCCTCCCAtcgagcagcagcaggtgaagCAGCCCAACCAGTGGCCACTGATGCAGAAGTAA
- the LOC121060874 gene encoding keratin-associated protein 10-4-like isoform X1, with protein MLVPGGELDILPPSKMLCQNDCQRRQPCLPPHIVFLRNLPMNRSVGPSSAVCNIERLPPCVDPCYYARVPRGTTTYINLSNLGRRQIALDPCWFGIPTCVDPCCQDQNRCTTRCVDPCCQDQNRCTTRCVDPCCQDVTKCTTTCVDPCCQDVTKCTTTCVDPCCQDVTKCTTRCVDPCCEEVTKCTTTCVDPCCKEVTKCTTTCVDPCCKEVTKCTTTCVDPCCEEVTKCTTRCVDPCCEEVTKCTSRCVDPCCKEVTKCSTRCVDPCCEEVTKCTTRCVDPCCKEVTKCTTRCVDPCCRPVTKCATTCVDPCCGRFTRCTTRCVDPCCGGVTKCSTRCVDPCCKEVTKCTTRCVDPCCEEVTKCTTRCVDPCCKEVTKCTTRCVDPCCEEVTKCTTRCVDPCCKEVTKCTTRCVDPCCEEVTKCTTRCVDPCCEEVTKCTTRCVDPCCKEVTKCTTTCVDPCCGRFTKCTTRCVDPCCGGVTRCTTRYVDPCCKEVTKCTTRCVDPCCKEVTKCTTTCGDPCCQDVTKCTTRCADPCCGGVTRCTTRCVDPCCEEVTKCTTTCVDPCCQDVTKCTTTCGDPCCQDVTKCTTTCGDPCCGEVTRCTTTCVDPCCAPCFMQPTPLCASVCGQQYSISCADICLRK; from the exons ATGCTAGTTCCCGGTGGTGAATTGG ACATTCTCCCTCCCTCAAAGATGCTTTGCCAAAATGACTGCCAGCGCAGAcagccctgcctccctcctcacATCGTCTTCTTGAGGAACTTGCCCATGAATAGAAGCGTTGGTCCCTCCAGCGCCGTCTGTAACATCGAGCGCTTGCCGCCCTGCGTGGATCCCTGCTACTATGCCAGGGTTCCTCGGGGCACCACCACGTACATAAACCTGTCTAATCTTGGCAGGAGACAGATTGCCCTGGATCCGTGCTGGTTCGGGATTCCCACGTGTGTGGATCCCTGCTGCCAGGACCAGAACAGGTGCACTACCAGGTGTGTGGATCCCTGCTGCCAGGACCAGAACAGGTGCACTACCAGGTGTGTGGATCCCTGCTGTCAGGACGTGACCAAGTGCACCACCACGTGTGTGGATCCCTGCTGTCAGGATGTGACCAAGTGCACCACCACGTGTGTAGATCCATGCTGTCAGGATGTGACCAAGTGCACCACCAGATGTGTAGATCCCTGCTGTGAGGAGGTGACCAAGTGCACCACCACATGTGTGGATCCGTGCTGCAAGGAAGTGACCAAGTGCACCACCACGTGTGTGGATCCCTGCTGCAAGGAAGTGACCAAGTGCACCACCACGTGTGTGGATCCATGCTGCGAGGAAGTGACCAAGTGCACCACTAGATGTGTAGATCCCTGCTGTGAGGAGGTGACCAAGTGCACCTCCAGATGTGTGGATCCCTGCTGCAAGGAAGTGACCAAGTGCAGCACCAGATGTGTGGATCCCTGCTGTGAGGAAGTGACCAAGTGCACCACCAGATGTGTGGATCCATGCTGCAAGGAAGTGACCAAGTGTACCACCAGGTGTGTGGATCCCTGCTGTAGACCCGTGACCAAATGTGCCACCACATGCGTGGACCCATGCTGTGGCAGGTTTACCAGGTGTACCACCAGGTGTGTGGATCCCTGCTGTGGGGGTGTGACCAAGTGCAGCACCAGATGTGTGGATCCCTGCTGCAAGGAAGTGACCAAGTGTACCACTAGATGTGTGGATCCGTGCTGTGAGGAAGTGACCAAGTGCACCACCAGATGTGTGGATCCATGCTGCAAGGAAGTGACCAAGTGCACCACCAGATGTGTGGATCCCTGCTGTGAGGAAGTGACCAAGTGCACCACCAGGTGTGTGGATCCGTGCTGCAAGGAAGTGACCAA ATGCACCACCAGATGTGTAGATCCCTGCTGTGAGGAAGTGACCAAGTGTACCACTAGATGTGTGGATCCGTGCTGTGAGGAAGTGACCAAGTGCACCACCAGATGTGTGGATCCCTGCTGCAAGGAAGTGACCAAGTGTACCACCACGTGTGTGGATCCATGCTGCGGCAGGTTTACCAAGTGCACCACCAGGTGTGTGGATCCCTGCTGTGGAGGTGTGACCAGATGCACCACAAGATATGTAGATCCCTGTTGCAAGGAAGTGACCAAGTGTACCACTAGATGTGTGGATCCGTGCTGCAAGGAAGTGACCAAGTGCACCACCACGTGTGGGGATCCCTGCTGTCAGGACGTGACCAAGTGCACCACCAGGTGTGCAGATCCCTGCTGTGGAGGTGTGACCAGATGCACCACCAGATGTGTAGATCCCTGCTGTGAGGAAGTGACCAAGTGCACCACCACGTGTGTGGATCCCTGCTGTCAGGATGTGACCAAGTGCACCACCACGTGTGGGGATCCCTGCTGTCAGGATGTGACCAAGTGCACCACCACGTGTGGGGATCCCTGCTGTGGGGAGGTGACCAGATGCACCACCACGTGTGTGGACCCCTGCTGCGCGCCCTGCTTTATGCAGCCCACCCCCCTGTGCGCCAGCGTCTGCGGCCAGCAGTACTCCATCAGCTGTGCCGATATCTGTTTGCGTAAGTGA